The region TTTGCCGCTGGGTGGGTCGTTGGGCTGTCGCGCTGGGAGTGGATCGTGCTGCTCATGGCGGTCGGCACGGTCATTGTGCTTGAGCTCGTCAACACGGCTATTGAGCGCGCCGTCGATTTGGCGACGGGTGAGTTTCATCCGTTGGCGAAAGCGGCGAAAGACATCGCTGCCGCGGCGGTGCTCGCGGCGGCCGGATTTGCGGTTGTGATCGGCCTTTTGCTGTTTTGGCCGCATCTTCGCTAAACAAATGAGAGAGAAAATTCTAATTTTTCTGTTACATTTTGATTTCAAATGATGAAATGGATGGCGTTTTTTTGTAAAATAAAAGAAAGCAGCGTTTGCTTGCAGGAAAGGAAGAGTCACTCGTGGAGATTGAGCAGCTCATTGCCGAAGCGAAAAAAGCGCGCGAACTCGCCTACGTGCCGTACTCGAAGTTTCCAGTCGGCGCCGCGCTGTTGACGAAAGGCGGCAGTGTGTACCGCGGCTGCAACATTGAAAACGCCGCCTACAGCGTGTGCAATTGTGCGGAGCGGACCGCGTTGTTTAAGGCATATTCGGAAGGGGAGAAGGAATTCACTGCTCTTGCGGTCATCGCCGACACTCCCCGCCCGGTGCCGCCGTGCGGCGCATGCCGCCAAGTGATCGCCGAACTTTGCCACGGCGATATGAAAGTCATTTTAGCCAACCTCAAAGGCGATGTGAAAGTCATGACAGTCAGCGAATTGCTGCCAGAAGCTTTTTCAGCGGAGGATTTGCATGCGTAAAGAAGGATACAAATCAGGATTTGTTGCCATTATCGGAAGACCAAACGTAGGAAAATCGACGTTTTTAAACCGCGTCATCGGGCAAAAAATCGCGATTATGAGCGATAAACCGCAAACGACGCGCAATAAGATTCAAGGCGTGTACACGGACGATGACGCGCAAATCATCTTTATCGACACGCCTGGGGTGCATAAACCGAAGCATAAGCTCGGCGACTTTATGATGAAAGTGGCGCTCAATGCGCTTCGCGAAGTCGATTTGATTTTGTTTATGGTCAATGCCGAGGAAGGATTTGGGCGCGGTGAGGCGTTCATCATCGAACGGCTGAAAGAAGTGGACACCCCGGTGTTTTTAGTCATCAATAAGATCGACCGCGTCCATCCGGATGAATTGTTGCCGCTCATTGACCGATACAAAGATTTGCACCCGTTTGCTGAAATCGTGCCGATTTCGGCGCTTGAAGGGAACAATGTCGACCGCCTGCTTGAGCAAATTAAAGAGCGGCTGCCGGAAGGACCGCAATATTATCCGCCGGACCAGATCACGGACCATCCTGAGCAGTTTATCATCGCCGAGCTTATTCGCGAGAAAGCGCTTCACTTGACGCGTGAGGAAGTTCCGCACTCGATCGCTGTCGTCGTCGAACGCATCGAGCGGCGGGAAGGATCGGGAACGGTGTACATTAGCGCAGTGATCGTGGTGGAGCGCGATTCGCAAAAAGGAATCATCATCGGCAAGCAAGGACGGATGCTGAAGGAAATCGGACAGCGGGCGCGCGCTGACATTGAAGCGCTGCTTGGGTCAAGAGTGTTTTTGGAGCTGTGGGTCAAAGTGCAAAAAGACTGGCGCAACCGTCTGGCGCAGCTGCGTGATTTCGGGTTCCGTGAAGACGAGTATTGACGGTTAGAAAATTTTACGCGACATAAACCGTTTTTGCCTGAGCCAACCTATAGGTAGACCACCAATACGCAATGCCTGCAGGCGGAAAGAGGTGTCATTCCATGCTTGAGTTTACGTGGAAGCTGTTTAGCCAAACAGGCAATATCGACACGTACCTTCTATTTAAAGAGTTGGAACGCGAGCAACAGTTTGGCGGTGAAGAGCAAA is a window of Geobacillus kaustophilus DNA encoding:
- the era gene encoding GTPase Era, giving the protein MRKEGYKSGFVAIIGRPNVGKSTFLNRVIGQKIAIMSDKPQTTRNKIQGVYTDDDAQIIFIDTPGVHKPKHKLGDFMMKVALNALREVDLILFMVNAEEGFGRGEAFIIERLKEVDTPVFLVINKIDRVHPDELLPLIDRYKDLHPFAEIVPISALEGNNVDRLLEQIKERLPEGPQYYPPDQITDHPEQFIIAELIREKALHLTREEVPHSIAVVVERIERREGSGTVYISAVIVVERDSQKGIIIGKQGRMLKEIGQRARADIEALLGSRVFLELWVKVQKDWRNRLAQLRDFGFREDEY
- a CDS encoding cytidine deaminase; the protein is MEIEQLIAEAKKARELAYVPYSKFPVGAALLTKGGSVYRGCNIENAAYSVCNCAERTALFKAYSEGEKEFTALAVIADTPRPVPPCGACRQVIAELCHGDMKVILANLKGDVKVMTVSELLPEAFSAEDLHA
- a CDS encoding YqzL family protein, with translation MLEFTWKLFSQTGNIDTYLLFKELEREQQFGGEEQNAEQKEIDQPIS
- a CDS encoding diacylglycerol kinase family protein produces the protein MRGKRERDRFAWAWAGMKAAVKEEAHLRFHLSAAVVAFAAGWVVGLSRWEWIVLLMAVGTVIVLELVNTAIERAVDLATGEFHPLAKAAKDIAAAAVLAAAGFAVVIGLLLFWPHLR